The Drosophila bipectinata strain 14024-0381.07 chromosome 2L, DbipHiC1v2, whole genome shotgun sequence genome has a segment encoding these proteins:
- the LOC108131300 gene encoding holotricin-3-like — protein sequence MRFLIVIALFAVVAMAAGQQGGPQNGQQGGAQNGQQGAQQGGPQGGPQGGQQGGPQGGPQNGTLSGLPSLPPNATLPCNSTTEAGITDDSTTEATTTTTVASA from the coding sequence atgcGTTTCCTCATCGTGATTGCCTTGTTCGCCGTGGTTGCCATGGCTGCCGGCCAGCAGGGAGGACCCCAGAACGGCCAGCAAGGAGGAGCCCAGAATGGCCAGCAGGGAGCTCAGCAGGGAGGACCTCAAGGAGGACCCCAAGGAGGCCAGCAGGGTGGACCCCAGGGAGGTCCCCAGAACGGCACCCTAAGCGGTTTGCCCAGCCTGCCTCCGAATGCCACTCTTCCCTGCAACAGCACCACCGAGGCAGGCATCACTGACGACAGCACCACCgaagccaccaccaccactactgTGGCCTCCGCCTaa
- the Pkg21D gene encoding cGMP-dependent protein kinase, isozyme 1, with product MAKVVLSDREREEIVRTLTRDVQSLKEMVQCRESELGKLHREIHKLKSVLQQTTNHLNVTRNERLQHSQKSKLYSLPEQCDEEEAGAKRDPHVCISCGMVLPTSPEYALEALTLDPLPIASISSARSPPASPASTSEELKEEMRPKPVPAAIKKQGVSAESCVQSMQQSYSMPIPKYDKDYSDKQQIKDAVMDNDFLKNIDASQVRELVDSMYPKSIAAGEFVIREGEVGAHLYVSAAGEFAVMQQGKVLDKMGPGRAFGELAILYNCTRTASIKVLSEAARVWVLDRRVFQQIMMCTGLQRIENSVNFLKSVPLLRNLSEELLAKIADVLELEFYAAGTYIIRQGTAGDTFFLISQGNVRVTQKLAASSTEETELRTLARGDYFGEQALINEDKRTANIIALPPGVECLTLDRDSFKRLIGDLCELKEKDYGDESRMLAMKQAEGGSQAEQPKTSRAEMEFPDLKLTDLEVISTLGIGGFGRVELVKAYHQNRIDTFALKCLKKRHIVDTKQEEHIYSERHIMLSSKSPFICRLYRTFRDEKYVYMLLEACMGGEIWTMLRDRGSFEDNAAQFIIGCVLQAFEYLHARGIIYRDLKPENLMLDERGYVKIVDFGFAKQIGASAKTWTFCGTPEYVAPEIILNKGHDRAVDYWALGILIHELLNGAPPFSAPDPMQTYNLILKGIDMIAFPKNISRWAVQLIKRLCRDVPSERLGYQTGGIQDIKKHKWFLGFDWDGLSSQLLIPPFVRPIAHPTDTRYFDRFPCDPTEPPDELSGWDADF from the exons ATGGCAAAGGTGGTACTGAGCGACCGGGAGCGGGAGGAAATCGTCCGCACCCTCACCCGGGATGTGCAGTCCCTGAAGGAGATGGTGCAGTGCCGGGAGAGCGAGCTGGGCAAGCTGCACCGGGAGATCCACAAGCTGAAG AGCGTGCTCCAGCAGACCACCAACCATCTGAACGTGACCCGGAATGAGCGACTGCAGCACTCCCAGAAGTCCAAGCTCTACTCCCTGCCGGAGCAGTGCGACGAGGAGGAAGCCGGTGCCAAACGGGATCCCCATGTGTGCATCTCCTGCGGCATGGTGCTGCCCACGAGTCCGGAGTACGCCCTGGAAGCCCTGACGCTGGACCCGCTGCCCATTGCCTCGATATCCTCAGCCCGCTCCCCACCAGCCTCACCAGCTTCCACGTCTGAAGAGTTGAAAGAGGAGATGCGACCCAAGCCCGTGCCGGCGGCCATCAAGAAGCAGGGCGTCTCCGCCGAGAGCTGTGTCCAGTCCATGCAGCAGTCCTACAGCATGCCGATCCCCAAATACGACAAGGACTACAG CGACAAGCAGCAGATCAAGGACGCCGTGATGGACAACGACTTCTTGAAGAACATAGACGCCTCGCAGGTGCGCGAGCTGGTGGACTCCATGTACCCCAAGAGCATTGCCGCCGGCGAGTTTGTGATCCGCGAGGGAGAGGTGGGCGCCCACCTGTACGTCTCCGCCGCCGGAGAGTTCGCCGTGATGCAGCAGGGCAAGGTGCTGGACAAGATGGGCCCCGGAAGGGCCTTCGGGGAGCTGGCCATACTCTACAACTGCACCAGAACGGCCTCCATAAAGGTTCTCAGCGAGGCGGCCAGGGTGTGGGTGCTCGACCGGCGCGTCTTCCAGCAGATCATGATGTGCACTGGCCTCcagcgcatcgaaaacagtgTCAACTTCCTGAAGTCCGTGCCTCTGCTGAGGAACCTCAGCGAGGAGCTGCTGGCGAAGATTGCGGACGTTctggaactggagttctacgCTGCGGGAACGTACATTATCCGCCAGGGCACCGCCGGCGACACCTTCTTCCTGATCTCGCAGGGAAATGTCCGGGTGACCCAGAAGCTGGCGGCGAGTTCCACGGAGGAGACCGAGCTGCGCACTCTGGCCCGTGGCGACTACTTCGGGGAGCAGGCTCTGATCAACGAGGACAAGCGGACGGCGAACATCATCGCCCTGCCGCCGGGCGTGGAGTGCCTCACCCTGGACAGAGACTCCTTCAAGCGACTGATCGGGGACCTCTGCGAGCTGAAGGAGAAGGACTACGGGGATGAGAGCCGCATGCTGGCCATGAAACAGGCGGAAGGCGGCAGCCAAGCAGAGCAGCCCAAGACCTCGCGGGCGGAAATGGAGTTCCCCGATCTCAAGCTGACGGACCTGGAGGTGATCAGCACCCTGGGCATTGGAGGCTTTGGGCGCGTGGAGCTGGTCAAGGCGTACCACCAGAACAGGATCGACACCTTCGCCCTGAAGTGCCTGAAAAAGCGGCATATTGTGGACACCAAGCAGGAGGAGCACATCTACAGCGAGCGGCACATCATGCTCAGCTCCAAGTCGCCGTTCATTTGCCGGCTGTACCGCACCTTCAGGGATGAGAAGTACGTCTACATGCTCCTGGAGGCCTGCATGGGCGGCGAAATCTGGACGATGCTCCGCGACCGGGGCTCCTTCGAGGACAATGCGGCCCAGTTCATCATCGGCTGTGTGCTGCAGGCGTTCGAGTACCTCCACGCCCGGGGAATCATATACCGCGACCTCAAGCCAGAGAACCTGATGCTGGACGAGCGCGGCTACGTGAAGATCGTGGACTTTGGCTTCGCCAAGCAGATTGGGGCGAGCGCCAAGACCTGGACGTTCTGCGGCACCCCTGAGTATGTGGCTCCCGAGATTATCCTGAACAAGGGCCACGACCGCGCAGTGGACTACTGGGCCTTGGGCATTCTCATCCACGAGCTGCTCAACGGGGC TCCCCCGTTTAGTGCCCCGGACCCCATGCAGACGTACAACCTCATTTTGAAGGGCATCGACATGATTGCCTTCCCCAAGAACATCTCCCGCTGGGCCGTGCAGCTTATCAAGCGACTCTGCCGGGACGTTCCTTCGGAGCGACTGGGCTACCAGACCGGAGGCATCCAGGACATCAAGAAGCACAA ATGGTTCCTGGGCTTCGACTGGGACGGATTGTCCAGCCAGCTCCTCATCCCGCCTTTTGTGCGGCCCATCGCCCATCCGACAGACACGCGCTACTTCGACCGCTTCCCGTGCGATCCCACCGAGCCGCCAGACGAGCTCTCCGGCTGGGATGCGGACTTTTAG
- the LOC108131299 gene encoding tenecin-3-like, translating to MRSFILIALFALVAVAAAQGGRRGGRGGPQGGPGGPQGGPGGPGGPQGGPGGPQGGPGGPQGGPGGPQGGPGGPQGGPGGPWGLPPNGTLPSNSTTSTTEASTSSSSSSTESSSSTESSSTESSA from the coding sequence ATGCGTTCCTTCATTCTGATCGCCCTCTTCGCCCTGGTCGCTGTGGCTGCAGCTCAAGGTGGACGCCGTGGAGGTCGCGGAGGCCCTCAGGGTGGTCCAGGAGGTCCCCAGGGTGGTCCAGGAGGTCCAGGAGGTCCTCAGGGTGGCCCAGGAGGTCCTCAGGGTGGCCCAGGAGGTCCCCAGGGTGGTCCAGGAGGTCCCCAGGGTGGTCCAGGTGGCCCTCAGGGTGGACCCGGTGGCCCATGGGGACTGCCTCCCAATGGAACACTGCCCTCCAACAGCACCACTTCTACCACCGAGGCCAGCACTTCTTCCAGCAGTTCTTCCACTGAGTCTAGCTCCTCTACTGAGTCTAGCTCCACCGAGTCATCCGCTTAG
- the Gr21a gene encoding gustatory and odorant receptor 21a has protein sequence MSFWAVSRGTTPPSKVVPMLNPNQRQFLEDEVRYREKLKLMARGDAMEEVYVRKQETVDDPLELDKHDSFYHTTKSLLVLFQIMGVMPIHRNPPVKNLPRTGYSWGSKQVMWAIFIYSCQTTIVVLVLRERVKKFVTSPDKRFDEAIYNVIFISLLFTNFLLPVASWRHGPQVAIFKNMWTNYQYKFFKTTGSPIVFPNLYPLTWSLCVFSWLLSIAINLSQYFLQPDFRLWYTFAYYPIIAMLNCFCSLWYINCNAFGTASRALSDALQMTIRGEKPAQKLTEYRHLWVDLSHMMQQLGRAYSNMYGMYCLVIFFTTIIATYGSISEIIDHGATYKEVGLFVIVFYCMGLLYIICNEAHYASRKVGLDFQTKLLNINLTAVDAATQKEVEMLLVAINKNPPIMNLDGYANINRELITTNISFMATYLVVLLQFKITEQRRITQSQP, from the exons ATGTCGTTCTGGGCAGTCAGCCGCGGCACGACCCCACCCTCGAAGGTGGTGCCCATGCTGAATCCCAACCAGCGCCAGTTCCTGGAAGACGAGGTACGTTACCGCGAGAAGCTCAAGCTGATGGCCCGCGGCGATGCCATGGAGGAGGTGTATGTCCGAAAGCAGGAGACAGTCGACGATCCGCTGGAGCTGGACAAGCATGACTCCTTCTACCACACCACAAAGAGCCTGCTGGTGCTTTTCCAGATCATGGGGGTGATGCCCATCCACCGGAACCCGCCGGTAAAAAACCTGCCCCGCACTGGCTACTCCTGGGGCTCCAAGCAGGTGATGTGGGCTATTTTCATCTACAGTTGCCAGACCACCATTGTGGTGCTCGTTCTCCGCGAGCGGGTGAAGAAATTCGTCACCAGCCCCGACAAACGCTTCGACGAGGCCATATACAACGTCATCTTCATCAGCCTCCTGTTCACAAACTTCCTGCTGCCGGTAGCCAGTTGGAGGCACGGGCCCCAGGTGGCGATATTCAAGAATATGTGGACGAACTATCAGTACAAGTTCTTCAAGACCACTGGATCGCCCATCGTGTTCCCGAACCTTTACCCGCTGACTTGGTCGCTGTGCGTCTTCTCCTGGCTTCTCAGCATCGCCATTAACCTCTCGCAATACTTTCTTCAGCCGGATTTCCGGTTGTGGTACACCTTCGCCTACTACCCCATCATCGCCATGCTCAATTGCTTCTGCAGCCTTTG GTATATCAACTGCAACGCTTTCGGCACCGCCAGTAGGGCCCTCTCTGATGCATTGCAGATGACCATTCGCGGTGAGAAGCCTGCCCAGAAGCTTACCGAGTACCGGCACTTGTGGGTTGACCTGAGCCATATGATGCAACAGCTAGGACGCGCCTACTCCAACATGTATGGCATGTACTGTCTGGTCATCTTTTTCACGACGATCATCGCTACGTACGGCAGCATCAGCGAGATTATTGACCACGGAGCCACCTACAAGGAGGTGGGTCTCTTCGTGATTGTGTTCTACTGCATGGGTCTCTTGTACATCATCTGCAACGAAGCACATTATGCGTCGCGTAAGGTGGGCCTGGACTTTCAAACAAAGCTTCTCAACATTAACCTAACCGCAGTGGACGCGGCCACGCAGAAGGAGGTGGAAATGTTGCTGGTGGCCATTAACAAAAACCCACCGATCATGAATCTGGACGGATACGCGAATATCAATCGGGAACTGATCACCACCAATATCTCCTTCATGGCCACCTATCTGGTCGTATTGCTGCAATTCAAGATCACTGAACAACGGCGGATAACACAGTCTCAGCcttaa
- the LOC108131296 gene encoding xylulose kinase has product MCHRRSVDSSRNSYLGIHLGSQRIRAVIVDSELKVTYESVVNYDVDLPEFGTKNGVIKIAGSAEYLCNPVMWVKSLDILIESLATQGADLHSVVAIGGAAQQHGSIYWSDMGLRRLCNLNAIFRLHEQLTDEAFELTRTPTWRDFSTDVQVREMEHAVGGSAEMAAITGSRAHARYTGPQIRKVFRKCPEHYERTSRISLLSSFLASLLIGGMAAIDFTDGSGMNLLDIHTKEWSQICLDACAPDLARRLMKPIASSRLQGRIANYYVQRWNFRPDCMVAACVGSKASEMAGLPGLTDYLMLSLGTSDAILMPLKVAPVMYEGHVLIHPTRPDEFMGLLCFRNGSVPRKTVCRDAANGSWESFNQMLDDTPMGNNGNVAIHFLDREIVPSAQGTLRWDADIDPMTQESLRGLPKFELPETEVRAVIEGQIMHHCAVAREMGFSPHENTKVIVVGSDSSNPRILQIVADVFNTRVYQRSGPEACLLGAVFRARYAFYEHRECACNCRSCRSYDRTSKLSFDEFFKKVPDGLTLAAEPTPGCVQVYQPLIGRCAQMCQVLAANQHDHFVEREE; this is encoded by the coding sequence ATGTGTCATCGACGCTCCGTTGACTCCAGTAGAAACAGTTACCTCGGGATCCATCTGGGTTCCCAACGTATTCGTGCCGTGATCGTTGATTCCGAATTAAAGGTAACTTACGAGTCTGTGGTTAACTATGATGTAGACTTGCCAGAATTCGGAACCAAAAATGGTGTTATTAAAATCGCTGGTTCTGCTGAGTATCTATGCAATCCCGTAATGTGGGTGAAGTCGTTGGATATTTTGATCGAATCCCTGGCAACACAGGGGGCTGACCTGCACTCGGTGGTAGCCATTGGCGGAGCAGCCCAGCAGCATGGTTCCATCTACTGGTCCGATATGGGGTTGCGCCGGCTATGTAACCTCAACGCAATCTTTCGCCTCCACGAGCAGTTGACAGACGAGGCTTTTGAGTTGACGCGCACGCCTACTTGGCGGGACTTCTCCACAGACGTCCAGGTACGCGAAATGGAGCATGCGGTGGGTGGGTCTGCCGAAATGGCAGCCATAACAGGATCCCGGGCGCACGCTCGTTACACTGGGCCGCAGATCAGAAAGGTGTTTCGAAAGTGTCCTGAGCATTACGAACGCACCAGTAGAATCTCCTTGCTTTCTAGCTTTTTGGCATCGCTGCTCATCGGCGGTATGGCCGCCATAGATTTTACGGACGGTAGCGGCATGAACCTGCTCGACATTCACACGAAAGAGTGGTCGCAGATATGTCTGGATGCGTGTGCTCCCGATCTGGCCCGACGTCTCATGAAGCCAATAGCATCTTCGCGACTGCAGGGGCGGATCGCCAACTACTACGTCCAGCGCTGGAACTTTCGACCGGACTGTATGGTTGCGGCGTGTGTTGGTAGCAAGGCTTCAGAGATGGCCGGACTGCCGGGACTGACAGACTACCTTATGCTTTCCCTGGGCACGAGTGACGCCATATTGATGCCGTTGAAAGTCGCTCCGGTGATGTACGAAGGTCACGTTTTGATCCATCCAACACGTCCTGATGAGTTTATGGGCTTGCTCTGCTTCCGAAATGGGTCGGTGCCCAGAAAGACTGTTTGCAGGGATGCAGCGAATGGCAGCTGGGAAAGCTTCAACCAGATGCTGGACGACACACCTATGGGCAACAACGGTAATGTGGCCATCCACTTCCTTGACCGGGAGATCGTACCCAGCGCCCAGGGCACGCTGCGGTGGGACGCCGATATTGACCCTATGACCCAGGAGTCCCTGCGCGGGCTTCCGAAGTTCGAGCTGCCAGAGACCGAGGTGCGTGCCGTGATCGAGGGTCAGATCATGCACCACTGCGCTGTCGCCCGCGAAATGGGCTTTTCTCCGCACGAGAACACCAAGGTGATAGTGGTGGGCTCCGATTCGAGTAACCCCCGCATTCTCCAAATAGTGGCTGACGTCTTCAACACGCGGGTGTACCAGCGCAGTGGACCCGAGGCCTGCCTGCTGGGGGCGGTGTTTCGGGCTCGGTACGCATTCTACGAGCACCGTGAGTGCGCCTGCAACTGTCGGTCCTGCCGGTCCTACGACCGGACGTCCAAGCTTAGCTTCGACGAGTTCTTCAAGAAGGTGCCAGACGGGCTGACGCTGGCGGCGGAGCCGACGCCTGGATGCGTGCAGGTGTACCAGCCCTTGATAGGTCGATGTGCGCAGATGTGTCAGGTCCTGGCAGCCAACCAGCACGACCACTTTGTTGAGCGGGAGGAGTGA